A region of Natribaculum luteum DNA encodes the following proteins:
- a CDS encoding DUF7289 family protein, with amino-acid sequence MDDGEIEVVWYNASASSDPPWDDESLGCTAPENVSGELNALEYELDGRTIAHQGGGVWERKNGATTVVSGPNVGYDGETLQLKIMQLEEGKFDGELTARANHSKSTALTRELKGAGDDCRDKGDVALKVQSSYHDGWYEHFQDSFDTSDGNVTVKSDSETSEDETVVVVIEGVRETVENPTFVVAEDKGLKEPGKGGDPIDPPVLSNESSAFRIGGMIENVGDEVDTQDVGITIEDESEDGYSDDVELTLDPEEEQDISEPSLIGQFPSPSSAHFEFTDGETYEYTIWTEDDELDEPGSFYFGKKGTHLDLTNDDVETSEEDGNVTISVDVRNVGIENATNADVTLEFDDLDVSDNQTLDVEYGGTGTVEWTVNKSALPAGEHDVTIDTGDETASATVEGEATGEGGAFVVVEDEGVGEDQLVADDGTMFEVSAAVQSTYPTDDVRRNVTLTIPNASVNVDEPVTLDSGERETVTFDVDPDAHDFDHGRAYEYDVQADGTGLNETGRFYFGKPGSEFELSNANASDGDDEIVLTADLHNTGVDDDEQNVTLELDYRGDLPDELEDDPYAEPIDAGSTTEWAFGKNDTIELPINESVLIDGTYDATIKTEDDEVDVRFNVTAGVDPGRVGLGEVENATVDISVLSSQVSGIYGGDHGLGTMTLEVLTERDGETNTEHVFENPENGSNINTYPTWQDKSHHVYNTTIEIEEEATLTLASKSYGLPGQTAGCELSEEVRSTFFGIPTSHHQWCEDFDTSSTSYLVDPVDATADEQEQNLRVRTAENNDLPSLQPGNEEQESVDEILSDISDPAIDRDNLWEDGELDLNENEFIFLFEMTTECGMFDSGCNADDDDIDALWESAQQQTSAGDPNFNDLIVYVEVERADVDPGKPSITISPSGGDGPDVDPGDGSDVGGVDDPDVDLGGSASDGGSPDLGPGESDSDNVGGSDTVIDDTGIDIDSDHIVVG; translated from the coding sequence GTGGACGACGGCGAGATCGAAGTCGTCTGGTACAACGCGAGCGCGTCGTCCGATCCACCGTGGGACGACGAGAGCCTGGGATGTACTGCCCCAGAGAACGTCTCTGGCGAGCTGAACGCACTCGAGTACGAACTCGACGGCCGAACGATCGCCCATCAGGGCGGCGGCGTCTGGGAGCGAAAGAACGGTGCGACGACGGTCGTCTCGGGGCCGAACGTCGGGTACGACGGCGAGACGCTCCAGCTCAAGATCATGCAGCTCGAGGAGGGCAAATTCGATGGTGAGTTGACTGCACGGGCCAATCACAGCAAGTCGACGGCGTTGACGCGTGAACTCAAGGGCGCGGGCGACGACTGCCGGGACAAGGGCGACGTTGCGCTCAAAGTTCAGAGTTCCTACCACGACGGCTGGTACGAGCACTTTCAGGACTCGTTCGACACGAGCGACGGCAACGTGACCGTCAAATCCGATTCTGAGACGAGCGAGGACGAAACTGTCGTTGTGGTGATCGAGGGCGTGCGAGAGACGGTCGAGAATCCGACGTTCGTTGTTGCAGAGGACAAAGGGCTGAAAGAGCCGGGAAAGGGTGGAGATCCGATCGATCCGCCAGTTCTCAGTAACGAGTCTTCTGCGTTCCGAATTGGCGGCATGATTGAGAACGTTGGTGATGAAGTGGACACCCAGGACGTCGGGATAACGATCGAAGACGAGAGCGAAGACGGATACAGCGATGACGTGGAGTTGACACTCGATCCCGAAGAGGAACAGGATATTTCCGAACCGAGCCTGATTGGTCAGTTCCCGTCACCTAGCTCAGCGCACTTCGAGTTCACGGACGGCGAGACTTACGAGTACACAATCTGGACCGAGGACGACGAACTCGACGAGCCAGGGTCGTTCTACTTCGGCAAGAAGGGAACGCACCTCGACCTGACCAACGACGACGTCGAAACGAGCGAAGAGGACGGCAACGTAACGATCAGCGTCGACGTGCGGAACGTCGGCATCGAGAACGCGACGAACGCCGACGTCACCCTCGAGTTCGACGACCTCGACGTCAGCGATAACCAGACGTTGGACGTCGAGTACGGCGGTACCGGCACCGTCGAGTGGACGGTGAACAAGAGTGCCCTGCCGGCGGGAGAACACGACGTCACGATCGACACCGGCGACGAAACCGCCTCGGCCACGGTCGAGGGTGAGGCGACCGGCGAGGGGGGCGCGTTCGTCGTCGTCGAGGACGAAGGCGTCGGCGAGGATCAGCTCGTCGCGGACGACGGGACGATGTTCGAGGTGAGTGCCGCCGTCCAGAGCACGTACCCGACCGACGACGTGAGGCGGAACGTCACGCTGACGATCCCGAATGCGAGCGTGAACGTCGACGAGCCGGTGACACTCGACAGCGGCGAACGCGAGACGGTCACGTTCGACGTCGACCCAGACGCACACGACTTCGACCACGGACGCGCCTACGAGTACGACGTCCAGGCCGACGGAACCGGCCTGAACGAAACGGGGCGGTTCTACTTCGGCAAACCCGGTAGCGAGTTCGAACTGTCGAACGCGAACGCGTCGGACGGCGACGACGAAATCGTGCTCACAGCCGACCTGCACAACACGGGCGTCGACGACGACGAACAGAACGTGACCCTCGAGCTCGATTACCGGGGCGACCTGCCGGACGAACTCGAGGACGATCCCTATGCGGAGCCGATCGACGCGGGAAGCACCACCGAGTGGGCGTTCGGAAAGAACGACACCATCGAACTGCCGATCAACGAGAGCGTGCTCATCGACGGGACGTACGACGCGACGATCAAGACCGAGGACGACGAGGTCGATGTGAGGTTCAACGTGACTGCCGGCGTCGACCCTGGTCGGGTCGGACTCGGTGAGGTCGAGAACGCGACCGTCGATATATCTGTGTTGAGTTCGCAAGTCTCCGGTATCTATGGAGGAGATCATGGGCTTGGAACCATGACGCTCGAAGTTCTCACTGAACGGGATGGGGAAACGAACACGGAACACGTGTTCGAGAATCCTGAAAACGGGAGCAATATTAACACGTACCCGACGTGGCAGGACAAGAGTCACCACGTCTACAACACGACGATAGAGATTGAAGAAGAAGCGACACTGACGCTCGCATCCAAGTCGTACGGCCTACCAGGACAGACAGCGGGGTGTGAACTAAGCGAAGAGGTCCGTAGCACCTTCTTTGGAATTCCTACTAGTCACCATCAGTGGTGCGAGGACTTCGATACCTCTTCGACAAGCTACCTCGTCGATCCGGTCGACGCAACCGCCGACGAGCAAGAACAAAACCTCAGAGTTCGAACCGCGGAAAACAACGATCTCCCCAGTCTCCAACCCGGTAACGAAGAGCAAGAGAGTGTCGACGAGATTCTTTCGGATATCTCCGACCCTGCCATAGACCGCGACAATCTCTGGGAAGACGGTGAGCTTGACCTGAACGAAAATGAGTTCATCTTCCTCTTCGAGATGACCACCGAATGTGGGATGTTTGACTCTGGTTGCAATGCCGACGATGACGATATCGATGCGCTGTGGGAGAGTGCACAGCAGCAAACTAGTGCTGGCGACCCGAACTTCAACGACCTGATCGTCTACGTCGAGGTCGAACGGGCAGACGTCGATCCCGGAAAGCCGAGCATCACGATCAGTCCTAGTGGTGGCGACGGACCCGATGTCGACCCCGGCGACGGGAGTGACGTGGGCGGCGTCGACGATCCCGACGTTGATCTCGGCGGCAGTGCCAGCGACGGTGGCTCCCCGGACCTCGGACCCGGCGAATCCGACTCGGACAACGTGGGCGGGTCGGACACGGTGATTGACGATACCGGTATCGACATCGATTCCGATCACATCGTCGTCGGGTAA
- a CDS encoding ribosome biogenesis/translation initiation ATPase RLI yields the protein MADDSIAVVDLDRCQPDRCNYECKNYCPPNRTGKECITLRGEETDEGQPDQVRISEEICLGETCGICVEKCPFDAIEIINLPQELQDDPAHRYGENAFSLYGLPAPQEGQVTGILGPNGIGKTTAVRILAGELEPNLGRHDDPPDWDDVLEAYRGTELQDYIAAVRDGEITVARKPQYVDQIPNQFDGNTRELLERTNERDALESLVERLSIGPVMDQSIDDLSGGELQRVALAATLARDTDFYFLDEITPYLDIGQRVTAARLIRELAEEEGKSMLVVEHDLAILDLLADTLHVAYGEPGAYGVVTTPKSVRNGINEYLSGYLENENMRIRPNPIEFEEHAPRAVASGDVLVEYPDVAKSYGEGEFGLEVEGGEIRHNEVLGVVGPNGIGKSTFAKLLTGALEPDEGDVDLDLEISYKPQYVTIDQHMRVDAFLSSITDQFGSSYWNTEIAQPLQLERIMEQNLSDLSGGERQRVAIAACLSDSADLYLLDEPSAHLDVEQRVQATRAIRRYAEQQDATVLVIDHDIYMIDLLADRLMVFDGEPAVHGHAGRPQPMRDGMNDFLSNLEVTFRRDERTSRPRINKPDSQLDRQQKREGEYYYAP from the coding sequence ATGGCAGACGATAGCATCGCCGTGGTCGACCTGGATCGGTGCCAGCCAGACCGCTGTAACTACGAGTGCAAGAACTACTGTCCGCCCAACCGGACGGGCAAGGAGTGTATCACGCTCCGGGGCGAGGAGACCGACGAGGGCCAGCCAGATCAGGTTCGCATCTCCGAGGAGATCTGTCTCGGCGAGACGTGTGGGATCTGCGTCGAGAAGTGTCCGTTCGACGCCATCGAGATCATCAACCTCCCCCAGGAGCTGCAGGACGATCCCGCCCACCGCTACGGCGAGAACGCCTTCTCGCTGTACGGTCTGCCTGCCCCCCAGGAGGGCCAGGTGACGGGTATCCTCGGGCCGAACGGGATCGGGAAGACGACCGCCGTCCGCATCCTGGCGGGCGAACTCGAGCCGAACCTCGGTCGCCACGACGACCCGCCGGACTGGGACGACGTCCTCGAGGCCTACCGCGGCACGGAACTCCAGGATTACATCGCCGCGGTGCGTGACGGCGAGATCACGGTCGCCCGGAAGCCGCAGTACGTCGACCAGATACCGAACCAGTTCGACGGCAACACCCGCGAGTTACTCGAGCGGACGAACGAACGCGACGCACTGGAGTCGCTCGTCGAGCGGCTCTCGATCGGTCCCGTCATGGACCAGTCGATCGACGACCTCTCGGGTGGCGAACTACAGCGGGTCGCACTCGCGGCGACGCTCGCGCGGGATACCGACTTCTACTTCCTGGACGAGATCACGCCGTACCTCGACATCGGCCAGCGGGTCACCGCGGCGCGACTCATCCGGGAACTCGCCGAGGAGGAGGGCAAGTCGATGCTGGTCGTCGAACACGACCTCGCGATTCTGGACTTGCTCGCGGACACGCTACACGTCGCCTACGGTGAGCCGGGTGCCTACGGTGTCGTCACGACGCCCAAGTCGGTCCGAAACGGCATCAACGAGTACCTCTCGGGGTACCTCGAGAACGAGAACATGCGGATCCGCCCGAACCCCATCGAGTTCGAGGAACACGCCCCGCGGGCGGTCGCGAGCGGTGACGTCTTAGTCGAGTACCCCGACGTCGCGAAGTCCTACGGCGAGGGCGAGTTCGGCCTCGAGGTCGAAGGCGGCGAGATCCGCCACAACGAGGTGCTGGGGGTCGTCGGCCCGAACGGGATCGGGAAGTCGACGTTCGCGAAGTTGCTGACCGGCGCGCTCGAGCCGGACGAGGGCGACGTCGACCTGGATCTCGAGATCTCGTACAAACCCCAGTACGTCACCATCGACCAGCACATGCGCGTCGACGCGTTCCTCTCGTCGATCACGGACCAGTTTGGCTCCTCGTACTGGAACACCGAGATCGCCCAGCCGCTGCAGCTAGAGCGGATCATGGAACAGAACCTCTCGGATCTCTCCGGCGGCGAGCGCCAGCGGGTGGCCATCGCGGCCTGTCTCTCCGACTCGGCGGACCTGTACTTACTCGACGAGCCGTCGGCTCACCTCGACGTCGAACAGCGTGTGCAGGCGACTCGCGCCATCCGGCGCTACGCCGAACAGCAGGACGCGACGGTGCTCGTGATCGACCACGACATCTACATGATCGACCTGCTCGCCGACCGGCTGATGGTCTTCGACGGCGAACCCGCCGTCCACGGTCACGCCGGCCGACCACAGCCGATGCGCGACGGCATGAACGACTTCCTGTCGAACCTCGAGGTGACGTTCCGCCGGGACGAACGCACCTCCCGCCCGCGAATCAACAAGCCCGACTCGCAGCTGGATCGCCAGCAGAAACGCGAGGGCGAGTACTACTACGCGCCCTGA
- a CDS encoding archaemetzincin family Zn-dependent metalloprotease, which yields MLVDIVPVGNVPAEVKRAASSALRSVYDCDVTVNDSQSVPNGAYDSGRNQYCAETFIQLAERVGRGDKNIAITPHDLFYRRRNYVFGLAYLDGSGSVVSTYRLQTSSDGGFSNKSASDIFEDRVRKEIVHEIGHTYGLEHCDNNRCVMNFSPTVREVDIKEENLCGSCQRLLD from the coding sequence ATGCTCGTCGACATCGTGCCGGTCGGCAACGTCCCCGCGGAGGTCAAGCGGGCGGCCTCTTCCGCACTGCGGTCGGTCTACGACTGCGACGTCACGGTCAACGACTCGCAGTCGGTCCCCAACGGCGCGTACGACTCCGGGCGGAACCAGTACTGTGCCGAGACGTTCATCCAGCTCGCCGAACGCGTCGGTCGCGGCGACAAGAACATCGCGATCACCCCCCACGACCTCTTCTATCGCCGACGAAACTACGTCTTCGGTCTCGCCTACCTCGACGGCAGCGGAAGCGTCGTCTCGACCTACCGGCTCCAGACCTCGAGCGACGGCGGCTTCTCGAACAAGAGCGCCTCGGACATCTTCGAGGACCGCGTTCGAAAGGAGATCGTCCACGAAATCGGCCACACCTACGGCCTCGAGCACTGCGACAACAACCGCTGTGTGATGAACTTCTCGCCGACGGTACGCGAAGTCGACATCAAAGAAGAGAATCTCTGTGGGAGCTGCCAGCGACTCCTCGACTGA
- a CDS encoding UPF0146 family protein has translation MAHSRRNCEAIIDYLTRYDEVVEVGIGRRTDVANALVKRGVSVTATDVHPREVPDGVAFVVDDVVDPDLAVYADADAIYALNLPPELHRPALEVARRVDADFCFTTLGGDQPTIPVERKTIPGDTLYVARDRPR, from the coding sequence GTGGCACACTCTCGCCGGAATTGCGAGGCAATCATTGATTACCTCACGAGGTACGACGAGGTCGTCGAGGTGGGGATCGGGCGTCGAACTGACGTCGCGAACGCGCTCGTAAAACGGGGCGTTTCCGTCACCGCGACCGACGTCCACCCTCGCGAGGTTCCCGACGGGGTCGCGTTCGTCGTCGACGACGTCGTCGATCCCGACCTCGCGGTCTACGCGGACGCCGACGCGATCTACGCGCTCAACCTCCCGCCCGAACTGCACAGACCAGCGCTCGAGGTCGCCCGTCGCGTCGACGCCGACTTCTGCTTTACGACGCTTGGCGGCGACCAGCCGACGATTCCGGTCGAACGAAAGACGATCCCCGGAGACACGCTGTACGTGGCTCGAGACCGCCCCCGGTAG
- a CDS encoding TIGR01548 family HAD-type hydrolase: MNVDAVVLDVDGVLVEVSDSYRRAILESVERVHGRTIRKEDVQQFKDAGGFNNDWELTYAAALYVLATGEGYRASIDEFTDAIAAEGGGLEAAESVVREALGANATQRVQERWNREELRDVFQQLYLGADLYRALEGDEPELETAGFIHDEPVLLAEETREHLTEHYDVGVLTGRPEAEAEIALERVGLEVSLEHRFTMDDWEEGKPHPNALTTLAERFSADAVAFVGDTLDDVRTAVNASDADPGREYHGIGVLTGGLTGENGREKYEREGASAVCESINELPELLKS, translated from the coding sequence ATGAACGTCGACGCCGTCGTACTGGACGTAGACGGGGTGCTCGTGGAAGTCAGCGATTCCTATCGTCGAGCGATCCTCGAGTCCGTCGAACGGGTTCACGGGCGGACGATTCGCAAGGAGGACGTCCAGCAGTTCAAAGACGCCGGTGGGTTCAACAACGACTGGGAGCTGACCTACGCGGCCGCCCTCTACGTGCTGGCCACCGGCGAGGGGTATCGCGCGTCGATCGACGAGTTCACCGACGCCATCGCCGCCGAGGGAGGCGGGCTCGAGGCCGCCGAGTCGGTCGTCCGCGAGGCGCTCGGCGCGAACGCGACCCAGCGCGTCCAAGAGCGCTGGAACCGCGAGGAACTCCGTGACGTGTTCCAGCAGCTCTACCTCGGGGCCGACCTCTACCGCGCTCTGGAGGGCGACGAACCGGAGCTCGAGACGGCGGGATTCATCCACGACGAGCCGGTCCTGCTCGCCGAAGAGACCCGGGAGCACCTCACGGAACACTACGACGTGGGCGTCCTGACAGGTCGTCCCGAAGCCGAGGCGGAGATCGCACTCGAGCGCGTCGGGCTCGAGGTGTCACTCGAGCATCGCTTCACGATGGACGACTGGGAGGAGGGCAAACCCCACCCGAACGCGCTGACGACGCTCGCGGAACGGTTTTCCGCCGACGCAGTGGCGTTCGTCGGCGACACGCTGGACGACGTCCGAACGGCGGTCAACGCGAGCGACGCGGATCCAGGCCGCGAGTACCACGGGATCGGCGTACTGACCGGCGGTCTGACCGGCGAGAATGGCCGCGAGAAGTACGAACGCGAGGGGGCAAGCGCCGTCTGCGAGTCGATCAACGAGCTTCCGGAGCTACTCAAGTCCTGA
- a CDS encoding FAD-dependent oxidoreductase — protein MCDEFTRGAGALPGEPTSVWLATTPDAGYDPLEGSLSVDVAIVGAGITGLSTAVQLRERGKTVAVLERDRVAAGVTGKTTAKLTSQHGLIYDHLRREFGRERARQYASVNEASIEEVASRVEESDVDCGFERRPAYVYGDDRDAIEREVDAARGAGLPASFVTSVPPFDQAACAVRFDDQASFHPRKYLLALADDLHGDDGASIFEHTRVTDLGPGTPCRLETSEGDVTADAVVVATGFPILDRAGYFARMYPKRSYVLGVRIDGEPPEGMYYRSGDPYRTVRPHRDEDDTYVLVGGENHKTGQGGSTAERYRRLERWTRDRFPVASIDYRWSTQDYVPVDRVPFVGRIGAGAGTVYVATGFRGWGMTNGVSAGRLLAAAIDGRERPELGLFDPLRFTPKTSLADTVTENADAASQFATDWLRKLLAPDLESIGRGEGNVIRRGPEPIAAARDDDGELHAVSAICTHMYCLVEWNDAEGSWDCPCHGSRFSPDGEVLEGPATEDLPRKDDRRR, from the coding sequence ATGTGTGACGAGTTCACACGCGGCGCGGGTGCGCTCCCCGGCGAACCGACTTCGGTGTGGCTCGCAACGACGCCCGACGCGGGGTACGACCCACTCGAGGGGAGCCTGTCGGTCGACGTCGCGATCGTCGGGGCGGGGATCACCGGTCTCTCGACTGCAGTTCAGCTCCGCGAGCGAGGGAAGACCGTCGCCGTCCTCGAGCGGGACCGAGTTGCGGCGGGCGTCACGGGCAAGACGACGGCGAAGCTCACGAGCCAGCACGGACTGATCTACGACCACCTGCGGCGAGAGTTCGGTCGCGAACGGGCCCGACAGTACGCCAGCGTGAACGAGGCGTCGATCGAGGAGGTCGCGTCTCGGGTCGAGGAGTCGGACGTCGACTGTGGGTTCGAGCGCCGACCAGCGTACGTCTACGGCGACGATCGGGACGCGATCGAACGGGAGGTCGACGCCGCCCGCGGGGCCGGCCTGCCGGCGTCGTTCGTCACGTCCGTCCCGCCATTCGACCAGGCGGCGTGTGCCGTCCGGTTCGACGATCAGGCGAGCTTCCATCCCCGGAAGTACCTCCTCGCGCTCGCCGACGACCTGCACGGCGACGACGGCGCGTCGATTTTCGAACACACGCGCGTCACCGACCTCGGTCCCGGAACGCCGTGTCGACTCGAGACGTCCGAGGGCGACGTGACCGCGGACGCCGTGGTCGTCGCGACGGGTTTCCCGATCCTCGATCGGGCGGGCTACTTCGCCCGGATGTACCCGAAGCGGTCCTACGTCCTCGGGGTACGGATCGACGGCGAGCCGCCGGAAGGGATGTACTACAGGTCGGGCGACCCCTACCGGACGGTCAGACCACATCGCGACGAGGACGACACGTACGTTCTCGTCGGCGGCGAGAACCACAAGACTGGACAGGGCGGCTCGACGGCCGAGCGATACCGCCGACTCGAGCGGTGGACGCGCGACCGCTTTCCCGTCGCGTCGATCGACTACCGGTGGTCGACTCAGGATTACGTGCCGGTCGACCGGGTGCCGTTCGTCGGGCGCATCGGCGCCGGTGCTGGAACCGTCTACGTCGCGACTGGCTTTCGTGGCTGGGGGATGACGAACGGCGTCAGCGCCGGACGACTGCTGGCAGCGGCGATCGACGGGCGAGAGCGGCCGGAACTCGGACTGTTCGACCCCCTCCGGTTTACGCCGAAGACGTCGTTGGCCGACACTGTCACCGAGAACGCCGACGCAGCCAGCCAGTTTGCCACCGACTGGCTCCGGAAGCTGCTCGCGCCCGACCTCGAGTCGATCGGGCGCGGCGAGGGAAACGTGATCCGACGGGGGCCGGAACCGATCGCGGCCGCTCGCGACGACGACGGCGAGCTCCACGCCGTCTCGGCGATCTGTACCCACATGTACTGTCTCGTCGAGTGGAACGACGCCGAGGGAAGCTGGGACTGTCCCTGCCACGGCTCGCGGTTCTCGCCCGACGGCGAGGTCCTCGAGGGACCGGCGACGGAGGACCTGCCGCGAAAAGACGACAGACGACGGTAA
- a CDS encoding glycerophosphodiester phosphodiesterase gives MDEPTVIAHRGFAGVAPENTVGAAVAAADRPGTAMIEIDVQPAADGTPVVFHDDRLEGARDGRPITDAEGLVRETPLEDVCAAEVLESGETVPTLAALLEVVPSTMGVNVELKNPGRADLRFGEALSETAREKRREAWQPFVERVVDDCDAFRGEVLFSSFCEGALAAARDVAPEYAAAVLVWGSLSDGLEVARRYDCEAIHPPRNAIAGTAMATEQYAGFSATEPEIDVLEVAHDEGRTVNVWTVENWLQFAQLRAAGVDGIVVDYPGLGNATV, from the coding sequence ATGGACGAACCCACTGTCATCGCCCACCGTGGTTTCGCTGGCGTCGCTCCCGAGAACACCGTCGGTGCGGCCGTCGCCGCCGCCGATCGACCCGGGACCGCTATGATCGAGATCGACGTACAGCCCGCGGCCGACGGGACGCCCGTGGTCTTCCACGACGACCGTCTCGAGGGGGCCCGCGACGGCCGACCGATCACCGACGCCGAGGGACTCGTCCGGGAGACGCCGCTCGAGGACGTGTGCGCGGCCGAGGTCCTCGAGAGCGGCGAGACGGTGCCGACGCTCGCGGCGTTACTCGAGGTCGTCCCGTCGACGATGGGCGTGAACGTCGAACTGAAGAATCCGGGGCGGGCGGACCTGCGGTTCGGCGAGGCACTCTCCGAGACCGCACGCGAGAAGCGACGCGAGGCGTGGCAGCCGTTCGTCGAGCGCGTCGTCGACGACTGCGACGCCTTCCGCGGCGAGGTCCTCTTCTCGTCGTTCTGTGAGGGTGCGCTGGCGGCCGCCCGCGACGTCGCCCCCGAGTACGCCGCCGCCGTCCTGGTCTGGGGCTCACTTTCAGACGGCCTCGAGGTCGCCCGCCGGTACGACTGCGAGGCGATCCATCCGCCGCGGAACGCGATCGCCGGCACGGCGATGGCGACGGAACAGTACGCCGGATTCTCGGCGACGGAGCCGGAGATCGACGTCCTCGAGGTCGCTCACGACGAGGGCCGGACGGTCAACGTCTGGACCGTCGAGAACTGGCTCCAGTTCGCACAGCTTCGGGCGGCGGGCGTCGACGGGATCGTCGTGGACTATCCGGGGTTGGGTAACGCCACTGTCTGA
- a CDS encoding DUF6159 family protein: MTGVRRQLRVAVSTGRALASNPFLLAYPIVATVLALGLAGALLAYPLAGALEIVPYSSRALGVAFLAYLVVVPVSLSFVMVAFTAEVAQTYRGQRPIPGEGIRVATDRIGAVVLAALLFGTGGYAVRYLGIVGRLGEFAGVVSSWGIRIAGTFVYPAIATTDGDTTVALERSLQALRAEWGSGVVTTVGTQTLGTLLTMAGLWSAVGLVAAQWLGWIALEVGPLGEFTLPVLLAVGGLAAAFVLGFAVNGLLTTALYLYATDGELPALLAADPADLVEVRGGDATPSDTGGPDGRRSTTE, encoded by the coding sequence ATGACCGGAGTGAGACGACAGTTGCGCGTCGCCGTGAGTACGGGACGTGCGCTCGCTTCCAACCCGTTCCTGCTCGCCTACCCGATCGTCGCCACGGTGCTCGCGCTGGGGCTGGCCGGCGCGTTGCTCGCGTACCCGCTCGCCGGCGCACTCGAGATCGTCCCCTACAGCAGCCGTGCCCTCGGCGTGGCCTTTCTCGCGTACCTCGTCGTCGTGCCCGTCTCGCTCTCGTTCGTGATGGTCGCGTTCACCGCCGAGGTGGCCCAGACGTACCGCGGCCAGCGCCCGATTCCGGGCGAGGGGATCCGCGTTGCGACCGACCGGATCGGTGCCGTCGTCCTCGCCGCGTTGCTCTTCGGGACCGGCGGGTACGCCGTCCGGTATCTCGGAATCGTCGGCCGCCTCGGCGAGTTCGCCGGCGTCGTCTCCTCGTGGGGGATTCGCATCGCCGGCACCTTCGTCTACCCCGCCATCGCGACGACCGACGGGGACACGACTGTGGCCCTCGAACGGAGCCTCCAGGCACTTCGAGCGGAGTGGGGCAGCGGAGTCGTAACGACCGTCGGCACACAGACGCTCGGCACGCTGCTCACCATGGCGGGACTCTGGAGCGCCGTCGGACTCGTCGCCGCCCAGTGGCTCGGATGGATCGCTCTCGAGGTCGGCCCACTGGGCGAGTTCACCCTCCCCGTACTCCTCGCCGTCGGCGGACTGGCCGCCGCGTTCGTCCTCGGATTCGCCGTCAACGGCCTGCTCACCACGGCGCTGTACCTGTACGCGACCGATGGCGAACTTCCGGCCCTGCTCGCCGCCGATCCGGCGGACCTGGTCGAGGTTCGCGGCGGAGACGCCACCCCCAGTGACACTGGCGGCCCAGACGGCCGCCGGTCGACGACCGAGTGA
- the npdG gene encoding NADPH-dependent F420 reductase: MRIALLGGTGDIGQGLALRWAYDTNHEILIGSRDPEKARTAAEEYETELDSRGADRTIKGFGNEMAADRADVAVLAVPPYHVGDTVDAVADKLDEETVLVSPAVGMKGDDDGLHYHPPSTGSVTELVASRAPDAVPVVGAFHNLSADRLANLDLELEVDTLLVGDDDDAKETVRLLAEGIDGLRVLDAGPLANAAEVESVTPLLINVARYNDEMHDVGVRFT, encoded by the coding sequence ATGCGAATCGCACTGCTCGGCGGAACGGGCGACATCGGACAGGGACTCGCGCTGCGGTGGGCGTACGACACGAACCACGAGATCCTGATCGGTTCGCGCGATCCAGAGAAAGCTCGAACGGCAGCAGAAGAGTACGAGACGGAACTCGACAGTCGCGGCGCCGACCGGACGATCAAGGGGTTCGGAAACGAGATGGCGGCCGACCGCGCGGACGTCGCCGTTCTCGCCGTCCCACCGTATCACGTCGGCGACACCGTCGACGCGGTCGCGGACAAACTCGACGAGGAGACGGTGCTGGTCAGTCCGGCCGTCGGCATGAAAGGCGACGACGACGGCCTCCACTACCACCCGCCGTCGACGGGGAGCGTGACCGAACTCGTCGCCAGTCGCGCCCCGGACGCGGTTCCCGTCGTCGGGGCGTTCCACAACCTCTCGGCAGATCGACTGGCAAATCTCGACCTCGAGCTGGAGGTCGACACCTTGCTCGTCGGCGACGACGACGACGCAAAAGAGACAGTCCGACTCCTCGCCGAGGGAATCGACGGCCTTCGCGTACTCGACGCTGGCCCGCTCGCGAACGCCGCCGAAGTCGAGAGCGTGACGCCGCTTTTGATCAACGTCGCGCGGTACAACGACGAGATGCACGACGTCGGCGTCCGGTTTACCTGA
- a CDS encoding thioredoxin family protein — MTVTLKDFYADWCGPCKTQDPILEELEDDWEGRFEVEKVNVDEQQEIANEYQVRSLPTLIIENEDGVVERFVGVTQREDLEDALESAGA, encoded by the coding sequence ATGACTGTCACGCTCAAGGACTTCTACGCGGACTGGTGTGGCCCCTGCAAGACCCAGGACCCGATCCTCGAGGAACTCGAGGACGACTGGGAGGGGCGATTCGAAGTCGAGAAAGTAAACGTCGACGAACAACAGGAGATCGCAAACGAGTACCAGGTCCGGTCGCTGCCGACGCTGATCATCGAGAACGAAGACGGCGTCGTCGAGCGGTTCGTCGGCGTCACCCAGCGCGAAGACCTCGAGGACGCTCTCGAGTCGGCCGGCGCCTGA